One segment of Solanum stenotomum isolate F172 chromosome 1, ASM1918654v1, whole genome shotgun sequence DNA contains the following:
- the LOC125863381 gene encoding scarecrow-like protein 3, whose translation MLQDDGSSSVTSSSPMMSLSPNFGGSPYQWLKDLKSEDRGLYLIHLLLTCANHVAIGNLENANIALDQISHLASPNGDTMQRIASYFAESLADRILRSWNGIYKALNSTKLRVVSEDILVKKMFFEYFPFLKVASVIANQAIIEAMEGEKMVHIVDLNASEPLQWRALLQDLSARPEGPPHLRITGVHQQKQVLEQIAHVLTEEAEKLDIPFQFHQVVSKLENLDIEKLRVKTGEALAISSVMQLHTLLAHDDEPQKKSPLGFKHLNGLHLQRAILNQNTLGDLLEKETTTNVFSPGNESASSSPLSSTGSTKMDGFLHALWGLSPKVMVVTEQDSNHNGTTLMERLSESLYFYAALFDCLEFTLQRTSLERLKVEKMLFGEEIKNIVACEGGERKERHEKLDKWFQRFDGAGFANVPLSYYAMLQARRLLQSYSCEGYKIKEENGSVVICWHDRALFSVSAWRCRR comes from the coding sequence ATGTTACAAGATGATGGTTCATCATCAGTGACTTCATCATCACCAATGATGTCACTTTCACCTAATTTTGGTGGTTCACCATATCAATGGCTTAAAGATTTGAAATCTGAGGATAGAGGTTTATATCTAATTCACCTTTTGCTTACTTGTGCTAATCATGTAGCTATTGGAAATCTTGAAAATGCTAACATAGCACTTGATCAAATTTCCCATCTTGCATCTCCTAATGGAGATACAATGCAGCGAATCGCCTCGTATTTCGCTGAGTCACTTGCTGATAGGATTTTGAGATCTTGGAATGGGATTTACAAGGCGTTGAATTCGACTAAGTTGAGGGTTGTATCTGAGGATATTCTTGTGAAGAAGATGTTTTTTGAGTACTTTCCGTTCTTGAAAGTAGCTTCTGTGATCGCTAATCAAGCGATCATAGAAGCTATGGAAGGTGAAAAAATGGTTCATATAGTTGATCTTAATGCTTCCGAACCCTTGCAGTGGCGTGCGCTCCTTCAGGATTTGAGCGCACGCCCTGAAGGACCCCCGCATTTGAGGATTACGGGGGTCCATCAACAAAAGCAAGTGTTGGAACAAATAGCACATGTTCTAACAGAAGAAGCTGAAAAACTTGATATCCCTTTTCAGTTTCATCAAGTAGTTAGTAAATTGGAGAATCTTGATATCGAAAAACTACGAGTTAAAACCGGAGAGGCGTTAGCTATTAGTTCAGTTATGCAATTGCATACTCTTCTTGCACATGATGATGaaccccaaaagaaatcccCTTTGGGTTTTAAGCATTTGAATGGTCTTCACTTGCAAAGGGCAATACTAAACCAAAACACTTTAGGGGATTTGCTCGAAAAAGAGACGACTACTAATGTTTTTAGTCCAGGCAATGAATCAGCATCCTCATCTCCGCTATCttcaactggatcaacaaaGATGGACGGATTCCTCCACGCATTGTGGGGGTTGTCACCAAAGGTCATGGTGGTTACAGAACAAGACTCGAATCATAACGGTACAACCCTTATGGAAAGGCTATCCGAGTCGTTGTATTTTTATGCTGCATTGTTTGATTGTCTCGAATTCACACTACAGAGAACATCGTTAGAGAGGTTAAAGGTCGAGAAAATGCTGTTTGGCGAGGAGATTAAGAACATTGTAGCGTGTGAGGGAGGTGAACGGAAGGAGAGACACGAAAAGTTGGATAAATGGTTTCAAAGATTCGATGGAGCTGGTTTCGCGAACGTGCCTTTGAGTTATTACGCTATGTTGCAGGCAAGGAGATTGTTGCAGAGTTATAGTTGTGAAGGATACAAGATTAAAGAGGAGAACGGTAGCGTGGTGATCTGCTGGCATGATCGCGCGCTTTTCTCAGTGTCAGCTTGGAGATGTAGGAGGTGA